One Ahaetulla prasina isolate Xishuangbanna chromosome 1, ASM2864084v1, whole genome shotgun sequence DNA window includes the following coding sequences:
- the CDK2AP2 gene encoding cyclin-dependent kinase 2-associated protein 2 isoform X2: MGYVQAMKPPGAQGSQSTYTDLLSVIEEMGKEIRPTYAGSKSAMERLKRGIIHARALVRECLAETERNART, encoded by the exons ATGGGCTACGTGCAG GCTATGAAGCCACCAGGTGCCCAAGGCTCCCAGAGCACATATACAGATTTGCTTTCTGTAATTGAAGAGATGGGCAAAGAGATACGACCTACATACGCTGGTAGCAAGAGTGCTATGGAACGACTGAAGCGAG GTATTATTCATGCCCGGGCACTAGTAAGAGAGTGTCTGGCAGAGACAGAGCGCAATGCCCGCACGTAA